The following proteins are co-located in the Rhodococcus opacus B4 genome:
- a CDS encoding VOC family protein: protein MLILGTTVIGARDIGRATRFWTEALGLTALPPVGDNDFTNLTLPDGRPLLAIQQSEHDAEPEPRLHLDLHARDSADQAAEIERLVGLGARRVPWDRYPEDSDFVVLEDTEGNRFCVIDNSRAPEQCRLEMP from the coding sequence ATGCTCATCTTGGGAACGACCGTGATCGGTGCACGCGACATCGGGCGTGCAACCAGGTTCTGGACCGAGGCACTCGGATTGACTGCGCTCCCGCCCGTCGGCGACAACGACTTCACCAACCTGACGCTGCCCGACGGCCGGCCACTGCTGGCGATCCAGCAGAGCGAACACGACGCGGAACCCGAACCTCGGCTGCACCTCGACCTGCACGCCCGCGACAGCGCGGATCAGGCCGCGGAGATCGAACGACTCGTCGGTCTCGGTGCGCGGCGTGTGCCGTGGGACCGGTACCCCGAGGACTCGGACTTCGTGGTGCTGGAGGATACCGAGGGAAACCGGTTCTGCGTCATCGACAACTCTCGCGCGCCGGAACAGTGCCGGCTCGAGATGCCCTGA
- a CDS encoding alpha-ketoacid dehydrogenase subunit beta encodes MPTITMAQALNTALRDALAADENVVVFGEDVGTLGGVFRVTDGLTRDFGDDRCFDTPLAESGIIGFAIGMAMAGFKPVVEMQFDAFAYPAFEQIVSHVAKIRNRTKGALSVPIVIRIPFAGGIGGVEHHCDSSEGYYAHTPGLKVVAPSTVEDAYTLLRAAIDDPDPVIFLEPKRLYFSRADVDLAVGAPLGRAAVRRAGRDATLVAYGPSVSVALESAEAAAAEGHDLEVIDLRSIVPFDDETVMASVRKTGRCIVIQEAQGFAGVGAEIAARVQERCFHHLHAPVLRVSGFDIPYPAPKLERLHLPSVDRVLDSVDRLQWNDSADTRWAVTA; translated from the coding sequence GTGCCCACGATCACCATGGCCCAGGCCCTGAACACCGCACTGCGCGATGCGCTCGCCGCGGACGAGAACGTCGTCGTCTTCGGCGAGGACGTCGGCACCCTCGGCGGCGTCTTCCGCGTCACCGACGGACTCACCCGCGACTTCGGCGACGACCGGTGCTTCGACACCCCGCTCGCCGAATCCGGCATCATCGGCTTCGCGATCGGCATGGCGATGGCCGGGTTCAAGCCGGTCGTCGAAATGCAGTTCGACGCATTCGCCTACCCGGCGTTCGAGCAGATCGTCTCCCACGTCGCGAAGATCCGGAACCGCACCAAGGGTGCGCTGTCGGTGCCGATCGTCATCCGGATCCCGTTCGCCGGCGGCATCGGCGGCGTCGAGCATCACTGCGACTCCAGCGAAGGCTATTACGCCCACACTCCGGGCCTGAAGGTAGTGGCCCCGTCCACCGTCGAGGATGCCTACACTTTGCTGCGCGCGGCGATCGACGACCCGGACCCGGTGATCTTCCTGGAGCCGAAACGGCTGTACTTCTCCCGCGCCGACGTCGACCTCGCGGTGGGAGCGCCGCTCGGGCGGGCCGCGGTTCGCCGTGCCGGCCGGGACGCGACCCTCGTCGCCTACGGGCCGTCGGTGAGCGTCGCGCTCGAATCGGCCGAGGCCGCCGCGGCGGAGGGCCACGACCTCGAGGTGATCGACCTGCGGTCGATCGTGCCGTTCGACGACGAGACCGTCATGGCGTCGGTCCGCAAGACCGGCCGGTGCATCGTCATTCAGGAGGCGCAGGGATTCGCCGGCGTCGGCGCCGAGATCGCCGCCCGTGTTCAGGAACGCTGCTTCCATCACCTGCATGCGCCGGTGCTGCGGGTCAGCGGGTTCGACATTCCGTATCCGGCACCGAAACTCGAACGCCTCCACCTGCCGAGCGTCGACCGCGTCCTCGACAGCGTCGATCGGTTGCAGTGGAACGATTCCGCCGACACCCGTTGGGCGGTGACCGCATGA
- a CDS encoding TIGR03667 family PPOX class F420-dependent oxidoreductase, which translates to MTLSASAITESVAERLARETVVWLTTVGRTGAPVPTPVWFEWSGTEFLIFSQPATAKLANIEKNPQVALNFNSSAHGGEVSVFTGKAHVDPDGPTAEEWAAYVEKYRGDMAGLDYTPERFRQDYATLIRVAPDRLRGW; encoded by the coding sequence ATGACTCTTTCAGCGTCCGCGATCACAGAATCCGTCGCCGAGCGCCTGGCCCGCGAAACCGTCGTGTGGTTGACGACCGTCGGTCGCACCGGCGCGCCGGTTCCCACCCCGGTGTGGTTCGAGTGGTCGGGCACCGAGTTCCTGATCTTCAGCCAACCGGCCACCGCCAAGCTTGCGAATATCGAGAAGAATCCGCAGGTCGCGCTCAATTTCAACAGCAGCGCGCACGGTGGTGAGGTGTCGGTGTTCACTGGGAAGGCGCACGTCGACCCGGACGGTCCCACGGCAGAGGAGTGGGCGGCATACGTCGAGAAGTACCGCGGGGACATGGCCGGTCTGGACTACACGCCCGAGAGGTTCCGGCAGGACTACGCGACGCTCATCCGCGTCGCCCCGGACCGGTTGCGCGGCTGGTAG
- a CDS encoding PepSY-associated TM helix domain-containing protein, with translation MSVPELERDKPVAPAPSSPASKDSSPPRSFRPLILRLHFYAGILVAPFLVIAAVSGGLYALAPSVEQLVYRDYLHVDSTGPDLPMSEQVRAAQQVRPDLAVAAVRPATEPGQTTQVLFTDPGLGESERLAVFVDPATAQSKGELVVYGSSGALPMRTWISQLHRHLHLGEPGRIYSELAASWLWVIALGGVYLWVQRYRTIRARNAEAARLWTLDRSSRGRNRTLSWHGVVGIWIAAGLVFLSATGLTWSRYAGENVGELRSALSWTTPKIDKTLDSAPNTGAAASGGHDGHGAGHTPTSDPGILDSNVGELDTVLDVARRSGVTGAVEATVPADAGTAFTVTQTRQPWQFSTDSIAVDGATGTVTDVSRFADWPLAAKLTSWGIALHMGLLFGLLNQLILAALAVALLAVIVRGYVLWWRRRPTRGTARAVGRPPARGTWRRIHPVAAVTGVACAVLVGWFVPLLGVSLLAFLLVDVAAGAVGRTRAG, from the coding sequence GTGTCCGTCCCTGAGCTCGAACGCGACAAACCGGTCGCGCCCGCCCCGTCCTCCCCGGCGTCGAAAGACTCCTCGCCGCCGCGCAGTTTCCGGCCACTGATCCTTCGCCTGCACTTCTACGCGGGGATTCTGGTGGCACCGTTCCTGGTGATCGCTGCCGTCAGCGGCGGCCTCTACGCCCTCGCGCCGTCCGTCGAGCAGCTCGTCTACCGCGACTACCTGCACGTCGACTCGACCGGCCCCGACCTTCCGATGTCCGAACAGGTGCGAGCCGCGCAGCAGGTTCGACCCGATCTCGCCGTTGCGGCGGTGCGCCCCGCGACGGAACCGGGTCAGACGACGCAGGTGCTGTTCACCGACCCCGGGCTGGGCGAATCCGAACGCCTCGCGGTCTTCGTCGATCCGGCCACCGCGCAGTCGAAGGGCGAACTGGTGGTGTACGGCAGCAGCGGGGCGCTGCCGATGCGGACCTGGATTTCGCAGTTGCACCGGCACCTGCACCTCGGTGAGCCCGGACGTATCTACAGTGAGCTCGCCGCGTCGTGGCTGTGGGTCATCGCGCTCGGCGGCGTGTACCTGTGGGTCCAGCGGTACCGCACGATCCGGGCCCGGAACGCGGAGGCCGCCAGGCTGTGGACGCTCGACCGGTCGAGCCGGGGCCGCAATCGCACCCTGAGCTGGCACGGAGTGGTCGGCATCTGGATCGCGGCCGGTCTGGTGTTCCTCTCGGCGACGGGCCTGACCTGGTCGCGGTACGCGGGGGAGAACGTCGGCGAACTCCGCTCCGCCCTGAGCTGGACCACTCCCAAGATCGACAAGACACTGGACTCGGCGCCGAACACCGGCGCGGCAGCATCGGGCGGTCACGACGGGCACGGCGCGGGGCACACCCCCACGTCGGATCCGGGAATCCTCGACAGCAACGTCGGCGAACTCGACACCGTCCTCGACGTGGCCCGGCGCAGCGGCGTCACCGGTGCCGTCGAGGCAACCGTTCCCGCAGACGCCGGCACCGCGTTCACGGTCACCCAGACCCGCCAACCGTGGCAGTTCTCGACCGACTCGATCGCCGTCGACGGGGCCACGGGCACGGTGACGGACGTGTCGCGTTTCGCCGACTGGCCGCTCGCCGCGAAGCTGACGTCCTGGGGCATCGCGCTGCACATGGGTCTGCTGTTCGGACTGCTCAACCAGCTGATCCTGGCAGCTCTCGCGGTGGCGTTGCTCGCCGTGATCGTCCGCGGCTACGTTCTCTGGTGGCGGCGCAGGCCCACCCGCGGCACCGCCCGGGCGGTGGGCAGGCCGCCGGCGCGGGGCACCTGGCGTCGAATCCACCCGGTCGCGGCCGTGACCGGAGTCGCGTGCGCCGTCCTCGTCGGCTGGTTCGTCCCGCTGCTCGGGGTCAGCCTGCTCGCGTTCCTGCTCGTCGACGTCGCGGCCGGTGCCGTCGGCCGTACCCGGGCCGGGTGA
- the pdhA gene encoding pyruvate dehydrogenase (acetyl-transferring) E1 component subunit alpha: protein MHLEVDVTLVEPPLARPYRKFLPAESAVQYLDSAGGLTESEARYPRPSDDRLVEMHRNMVLGRRFDQQATALTKQGRLAVYPSSRGQEACQIAAAMSLRPGDWMFPTYRDSVALAARGIDPVEILSMLSGDWHCGYDPAAHRSAPQCTPLATQLLHATGVAYGEHRRGRDTIALAFCGDGATSEGDFHEALNFAAVFKAPVVFLVQNNGFAISVPLARQSAAPTLAHKGVGYGIGSEQVDGNDPVAMLAVMDEAARFVRAGNGPVIVEAHTYRIDAHTNADDATRYRDSSEVEQWLGRDPLARLEKYLRGRGLLDDASAAALTAEAESAAAELRAGMNVDRVADPMDLFRYVFAEQTPQLREQQAQAEAELAAESEEN, encoded by the coding sequence ATGCATCTGGAGGTAGACGTGACGCTCGTAGAGCCGCCCCTGGCGAGGCCGTATCGGAAGTTTCTTCCCGCCGAGAGTGCGGTGCAGTATCTGGACTCGGCGGGCGGGCTCACGGAGAGCGAGGCCCGGTACCCGAGGCCGAGCGACGACCGCCTGGTGGAGATGCACCGGAACATGGTGCTGGGCAGGCGCTTCGATCAACAGGCGACGGCCCTGACCAAGCAGGGCCGGCTCGCGGTGTATCCGTCCTCACGTGGCCAGGAGGCCTGCCAGATCGCGGCGGCGATGAGCCTGCGCCCCGGCGACTGGATGTTCCCGACTTATCGCGACTCGGTGGCGCTCGCCGCCCGCGGCATCGACCCGGTCGAGATCCTGAGCATGCTCTCCGGCGACTGGCACTGCGGCTACGACCCCGCCGCCCATCGCAGCGCACCCCAGTGCACCCCGCTCGCCACCCAGTTGCTGCACGCGACCGGTGTGGCGTACGGCGAACATCGCCGGGGCCGGGACACGATCGCGCTGGCGTTCTGCGGCGACGGCGCGACCAGCGAGGGCGACTTCCACGAGGCCCTGAACTTCGCCGCCGTGTTCAAGGCACCGGTGGTGTTTCTGGTACAGAACAACGGCTTCGCGATCAGCGTGCCGCTGGCCCGGCAGAGCGCCGCACCGACGTTGGCGCACAAGGGTGTCGGCTACGGCATCGGGTCAGAGCAGGTCGACGGCAACGACCCCGTCGCCATGCTCGCGGTGATGGACGAGGCCGCGAGATTCGTCCGTGCCGGTAACGGCCCGGTCATCGTCGAGGCCCACACCTACCGGATCGATGCGCACACCAACGCCGACGACGCCACCCGCTACCGCGATTCGTCCGAGGTCGAGCAGTGGCTCGGCCGCGACCCGCTGGCGCGGCTGGAGAAGTACCTGCGGGGCAGGGGACTTCTCGACGACGCGTCCGCGGCCGCCCTCACGGCGGAGGCGGAGAGTGCCGCGGCCGAACTGCGGGCGGGTATGAACGTCGACCGCGTCGCCGACCCGATGGATCTGTTCCGGTACGTCTTCGCCGAGCAGACACCGCAACTTCGAGAGCAGCAAGCGCAGGCGGAAGCCGAACTGGCCGCCGAGTCCGAGGAGAACTGA
- a CDS encoding Lrp/AsnC family transcriptional regulator, producing the protein MAEGTYELDAIDRRIIKELVADSRISMRALAEKAHISRAHAYVRIERLQEAGIIEGFTTRISHSKAGLGSSAFIALSIRQDSWRGISTQLRTLPFVEHFSLLGGDFDVLVLVRAPDNSALRHVVLERLQSLEGVQATKTWLIFEEASGPGPEWVR; encoded by the coding sequence ATGGCCGAGGGCACGTACGAACTCGACGCGATCGACCGACGCATCATCAAGGAACTCGTCGCCGACAGCCGCATCTCGATGCGGGCGCTGGCGGAGAAGGCCCACATCTCCCGCGCCCACGCGTACGTCCGCATCGAGCGGTTGCAGGAAGCCGGGATCATCGAGGGTTTCACCACCCGCATCTCGCACTCGAAGGCGGGGCTGGGCTCGTCCGCGTTCATCGCCCTGTCGATCAGGCAGGACTCGTGGCGGGGAATCTCCACCCAGCTGCGGACGCTGCCGTTCGTCGAGCACTTCTCGTTACTGGGCGGCGATTTCGACGTTCTCGTCCTCGTCCGCGCACCGGACAACAGCGCACTGCGTCATGTCGTCCTCGAGCGGTTGCAGAGCCTCGAGGGTGTGCAGGCAACCAAGACGTGGCTGATTTTCGAGGAAGCCAGCGGGCCCGGGCCGGAATGGGTTCGTTGA
- a CDS encoding AAA family ATPase — protein MTARVRGNLPTEVTSFVGRRRELAEAGKLLRSARLLTLTGPGGVGKTRMARQIAAEVRRSFSDGVWLVELADLAT, from the coding sequence ATGACGGCGCGCGTTCGAGGAAACCTGCCGACCGAGGTCACGAGCTTCGTCGGCCGCCGCCGGGAGCTTGCCGAAGCCGGAAAACTCCTGAGGTCGGCCCGCTTGCTGACCTTGACCGGACCGGGCGGAGTCGGCAAGACCCGCATGGCCCGGCAGATCGCTGCCGAGGTTCGTCGGTCTTTTTCCGACGGCGTGTGGCTGGTGGAGTTGGCCGATCTTGCCACGTGA
- a CDS encoding dihydrolipoamide acetyltransferase family protein, translating into MSNQVFLLPDLGEGLTEADIAEWRVKVGDTVTIDQVVVEVETAKAAVEVPIPFEGKVISLHGDEGSTLQVGTPLITVSGTPAAHEQYREEERAGSGNVLIGYGTSEDTRQRRRRVQRPEVTPTPRSTGGVRVISPIVRNLALDNAIDLTTLTATGPGEVITRADVERALTTTPGGKTGDAQRIPIKGLRKAVADKLSTSRREIPDATTWVDVDATDLLAARRAINAALPEDDKVGLMALLARLALAALKQYPELNSTVDTARNEIVRYGHVHLGIAAQTPRGLVVPVIENADALTTVELARQLHDTTSLAREGTLPPPRLSGGTFTLNNYGVFGVDGSTPIINHPEAAILGVGRIVDKPWVVDGQLAVRKVTQVSLSFDHRVCDGGVAGGFLRSFADYIETPITVLGRL; encoded by the coding sequence ATGAGCAACCAGGTCTTCCTGCTCCCCGACCTCGGCGAGGGACTGACCGAGGCCGACATCGCCGAATGGCGAGTGAAGGTCGGCGACACCGTCACCATCGACCAGGTGGTCGTCGAGGTCGAGACCGCGAAGGCCGCGGTCGAGGTGCCGATCCCCTTCGAGGGCAAGGTGATCTCCCTGCACGGCGACGAAGGCTCGACGCTGCAGGTGGGCACCCCGCTGATCACCGTCAGCGGAACTCCCGCCGCGCACGAGCAGTACCGCGAGGAAGAACGAGCCGGCTCGGGCAATGTCCTCATCGGCTACGGCACCAGCGAGGACACCCGGCAGCGGCGTCGGCGTGTGCAGCGTCCCGAGGTCACGCCGACACCGAGGTCCACGGGCGGCGTGCGCGTGATCTCGCCGATCGTGCGGAACCTGGCTCTGGACAACGCCATAGACCTGACCACGCTGACAGCCACTGGACCGGGCGAGGTGATCACCCGTGCCGACGTCGAGCGGGCACTCACCACCACACCCGGTGGCAAGACCGGTGACGCGCAGCGGATTCCGATCAAGGGCCTGCGGAAGGCGGTCGCCGACAAGCTGTCGACGAGCCGCCGCGAAATTCCGGACGCGACGACGTGGGTGGATGTCGACGCCACCGATCTTCTCGCCGCCCGCCGCGCGATCAACGCCGCACTGCCCGAAGACGACAAGGTCGGTCTGATGGCACTGCTCGCGCGCCTGGCCCTCGCCGCGCTGAAGCAGTACCCGGAACTGAACTCGACCGTCGACACCGCACGCAACGAGATCGTCCGGTACGGTCACGTCCATCTCGGCATCGCGGCGCAAACCCCACGTGGGCTGGTGGTACCGGTGATCGAGAACGCCGACGCGCTCACGACCGTCGAACTCGCGAGGCAGCTACATGATACGACGTCACTCGCGAGAGAGGGCACGCTTCCGCCGCCGCGGCTGAGCGGGGGCACGTTCACCCTCAACAACTACGGCGTGTTCGGTGTCGACGGCTCGACCCCGATCATCAACCATCCCGAGGCCGCGATCCTCGGTGTCGGTCGTATCGTCGACAAACCGTGGGTCGTGGACGGGCAGTTGGCTGTCCGGAAGGTCACCCAGGTGTCGCTGAGTTTCGATCACCGGGTGTGCGACGGCGGCGTCGCGGGCGGATTCCTGCGATCGTTCGCCGACTACATCGAGACACCGATCACCGTGCTGGGGAGGCTCTGA
- the lpdA gene encoding dihydrolipoyl dehydrogenase: MTETHSDVLILGGGSGGYACAFRAAQLGLSVTLIEADKVGGTCLHRGCIPTKALLHSAEVADTARTGAAFGVRMTFDGIDLGAVHQYKNDTVDRLYRGLQGLVAQHRISLVPGHGRYVGDRTIEVDGVRHTGTSSVVLATGSYVRTVPSLELGERIVTSDDALNLGFVPKKAVVLGGGVIGVEFASVWASFGAEVTVVEALPRLVAAEDPWCSKHLERAFRKRGITARTGARVESAKESADGVLVELSGGETLDADVLLIAVGRGPRTADSGFAENGITLDRGFVVTDERLRTHVDGVYAVGDIVDGLQLAHRGFQHGVFVAEEIAGLAPVPVAEHLVPRVTYSHPEVASVGLTEDAARERYGDATSAVYDLAGNGKSQILRTSGGIKVVRAGDTGPVVGVHMVGDRVGELIGEAQLTVAWEALPTDVAPFVHAHPTQNEALGEAMLALSGKPLHTHG, from the coding sequence ATGACCGAGACGCACAGCGACGTCCTGATCCTGGGCGGTGGTTCCGGCGGCTACGCCTGCGCCTTCCGGGCCGCGCAACTCGGGCTGTCGGTCACGCTGATCGAGGCCGACAAGGTCGGCGGCACCTGCCTCCACCGGGGCTGCATCCCCACCAAGGCGCTGTTGCATTCCGCGGAGGTCGCCGACACCGCCCGCACGGGTGCGGCTTTCGGTGTGCGCATGACGTTCGACGGCATCGACCTCGGCGCGGTACACCAGTACAAGAACGACACGGTCGACCGGCTGTACCGGGGGCTGCAGGGGCTCGTCGCGCAACACAGGATCTCGCTCGTGCCCGGGCACGGAAGGTATGTCGGAGACCGGACGATCGAGGTGGACGGTGTCCGCCACACCGGGACGTCGTCGGTGGTGCTGGCCACCGGGTCGTACGTCCGGACGGTGCCGTCCCTCGAACTCGGTGAGCGCATTGTCACCAGCGACGACGCACTGAACCTCGGGTTCGTCCCGAAGAAGGCCGTCGTCCTCGGCGGCGGGGTGATCGGTGTGGAATTCGCTAGCGTCTGGGCGTCGTTCGGCGCCGAGGTGACCGTGGTCGAGGCGTTGCCCCGCCTGGTCGCGGCCGAGGATCCGTGGTGCTCGAAGCACCTCGAGCGCGCGTTCCGCAAGCGCGGCATCACTGCCCGCACGGGCGCGAGGGTCGAGTCGGCGAAGGAATCCGCGGACGGGGTTCTCGTCGAACTCTCGGGCGGTGAGACCCTCGACGCCGATGTCCTGCTCATTGCCGTGGGGCGCGGACCGCGCACCGCCGACAGCGGATTCGCCGAGAACGGCATCACCCTCGACCGCGGGTTCGTCGTCACCGACGAGCGGCTGCGCACCCACGTCGACGGCGTGTATGCCGTCGGCGACATCGTGGACGGACTTCAGTTGGCGCACCGCGGTTTCCAGCACGGTGTCTTCGTTGCCGAGGAGATCGCCGGTCTCGCACCCGTTCCCGTGGCGGAGCATCTCGTACCGCGGGTGACGTACTCGCACCCGGAGGTCGCGTCCGTCGGCCTCACCGAGGACGCGGCCCGGGAACGGTACGGCGACGCGACGTCCGCCGTGTACGACCTCGCCGGCAACGGCAAGAGCCAGATCCTGCGAACGTCGGGCGGGATCAAGGTCGTGCGGGCCGGGGACACCGGGCCGGTGGTGGGGGTGCACATGGTCGGCGACCGCGTCGGCGAACTCATCGGCGAAGCGCAACTGACCGTCGCGTGGGAGGCGCTGCCCACCGACGTCGCGCCGTTCGTCCACGCGCACCCCACACAGAACGAGGCACTGGGCGAGGCGATGCTCGCATTGTCGGGGAAGCCGCTGCATACGCACGGGTGA
- a CDS encoding AIM24 family protein, producing MRSDLMKNAERNGEPGTFVLQNPRMLKVDLAGTGGHFFARQGAMVAYQGDVDFAYQGSGGVGKFFKKALTGEGMSLMKVSGSGDVFLARDADEIFLLELEDESVTVNGSNVLAFDSSLSWDINRAEGASMLSGGLFNTTFTGRGVLAVTVYGTPVVLNVDTPTYVDMQSAVLWSTGLQSTIRKTAKMAAAIGRGSGEAYQLCLTGNGIVVVQASEGHPVPKP from the coding sequence ATGCGCAGCGACCTGATGAAGAACGCCGAACGCAACGGCGAGCCGGGCACCTTCGTGTTGCAGAACCCGCGAATGCTCAAGGTGGACTTGGCCGGAACCGGTGGCCACTTCTTCGCCCGGCAAGGAGCGATGGTCGCGTACCAGGGTGACGTCGACTTCGCCTACCAGGGCAGCGGCGGCGTCGGGAAGTTCTTCAAGAAGGCGCTCACCGGTGAGGGAATGTCGCTGATGAAGGTGTCCGGCAGCGGCGACGTGTTCCTCGCCCGCGACGCCGACGAGATCTTCCTGCTCGAACTCGAGGACGAGTCGGTGACCGTCAACGGTTCCAACGTCCTCGCGTTCGACAGTTCCCTGAGTTGGGACATCAACCGCGCCGAGGGCGCGTCGATGCTCAGCGGCGGGCTGTTCAACACGACGTTCACCGGGCGGGGTGTTCTCGCCGTCACCGTCTACGGCACTCCCGTCGTCCTGAACGTCGACACCCCCACCTACGTCGACATGCAGAGCGCGGTGCTGTGGTCGACCGGCCTGCAGTCGACCATCCGCAAGACCGCGAAGATGGCCGCCGCGATCGGCCGCGGATCCGGTGAGGCGTACCAGTTGTGCCTCACCGGAAACGGCATCGTCGTCGTGCAGGCGTCGGAGGGGCACCCGGTTCCCAAGCCGTGA
- a CDS encoding nucleotidyltransferase family protein has translation MWGVEFDDPVLRPLAERLCGIYGVVGVTLGGSRARGTHTAESDYDLGVYYRGALDTDGLTHLAQECAGAGASATRTGEWGPWVDGGAWLSIDGRAVDWLYRDLDRVTAVWQDTQQGVYGFHAQTGHPFGFADFAYAGELASAVILADPSGRIAALHADMQHYPDPLREALVRRLWEADFVTMLARKAIPRADATYVAGCLFRAVCLCAHALHAHARRWVINEKGAVTAAGALPNAPTDFTARAHAVLGRLGTTPDELTAAVTLAEQLVDDTRNACPLT, from the coding sequence ATGTGGGGTGTGGAATTCGACGACCCGGTGTTGCGTCCCCTGGCCGAACGCTTGTGCGGCATCTACGGCGTCGTCGGCGTCACCCTCGGCGGCAGCCGCGCCCGAGGGACACACACGGCGGAATCCGACTACGACCTCGGGGTCTACTACCGCGGTGCCCTCGACACCGACGGGCTGACCCACCTCGCGCAGGAATGCGCCGGCGCCGGGGCATCTGCGACGCGGACGGGTGAGTGGGGACCGTGGGTCGACGGCGGGGCGTGGCTGTCCATCGACGGCCGGGCGGTCGACTGGCTGTACCGCGACCTCGACCGGGTGACCGCGGTGTGGCAGGACACCCAGCAGGGTGTGTACGGGTTTCACGCCCAGACCGGTCACCCGTTCGGGTTCGCGGACTTCGCCTACGCGGGCGAACTCGCGTCGGCGGTGATCCTCGCCGATCCGTCCGGACGCATCGCTGCTCTTCACGCCGACATGCAGCACTACCCGGACCCCCTGCGCGAAGCCCTGGTGCGGCGACTGTGGGAGGCGGACTTCGTCACCATGCTGGCCCGCAAGGCGATCCCGCGGGCCGATGCGACGTATGTGGCGGGGTGCCTGTTCCGCGCGGTGTGCCTGTGCGCGCACGCGCTCCACGCGCATGCCCGGCGCTGGGTGATCAACGAGAAGGGGGCTGTGACCGCCGCCGGTGCCCTGCCGAACGCACCCACCGACTTCACCGCTCGCGCTCACGCCGTTCTCGGCCGGCTCGGAACGACGCCCGACGAACTGACCGCCGCCGTCACCCTGGCCGAACAACTCGTCGACGACACCCGGAACGCCTGCCCCCTGACGTGA
- a CDS encoding VOC family protein: MDWTLEVVVLPVSDIDRSVAFYRDKLGFHLDHDTANEHMHVVQLTPTGSGCSIVIGDLPSQTEMAPGSMRGLQLVVADAAAARQELLDRGVEVSEITVFDERDGGTFFGFADPDGNTWAVQQIKARAEKPLIPVEARGRFGENA; encoded by the coding sequence ATGGACTGGACACTCGAAGTGGTCGTTCTGCCCGTCAGTGACATCGATCGATCGGTCGCGTTCTACCGCGACAAGCTCGGCTTCCATCTCGATCACGACACCGCCAACGAGCACATGCACGTCGTTCAGCTGACCCCCACCGGTTCGGGCTGTTCGATCGTGATCGGTGATCTCCCATCGCAGACGGAGATGGCGCCGGGGTCGATGAGGGGACTGCAGTTGGTGGTCGCCGACGCCGCCGCAGCCCGCCAGGAGTTGCTCGATCGAGGTGTCGAGGTCAGCGAGATCACCGTGTTCGATGAGCGTGACGGGGGAACCTTTTTCGGATTCGCCGATCCCGACGGTAATACGTGGGCGGTCCAGCAGATCAAGGCGCGGGCGGAGAAGCCGCTGATTCCGGTCGAGGCCCGCGGGCGGTTCGGGGAGAACGCCTGA